From a single Gemmatimonadota bacterium genomic region:
- a CDS encoding sugar phosphate isomerase/epimerase yields MAFKLGYCALRWRNPDLEPALEALKKSGWDGWECRLPLDWLGPASRIRQICDNVGLPMAVYTAQGSPEISGWEHQERNKRRIDFAAEMEVDCFMYMSGPKPKDRDITKDDIKQAAEAADNWADYAAQYNLELSYHIHTNLLVDSKEDWTRYMQHLEKAKLCIDVSHAQLWDYDAAQSLRDFQHQLNYVHLQDWADENITRDAEGRFTPQWVSVGVGEALDFPDLANVLEDTGYDRWVTACPGAPIYEGEDAINEATRSAKMYQYCRGAGY; encoded by the coding sequence TCGGATATTGTGCATTGCGATGGAGAAACCCGGACCTGGAACCCGCCCTTGAGGCACTAAAAAAATCGGGCTGGGACGGCTGGGAATGTCGGTTGCCCCTGGACTGGTTGGGACCAGCGAGTCGAATTCGACAAATATGTGACAATGTGGGATTGCCCATGGCGGTGTACACAGCGCAGGGATCGCCCGAAATATCTGGTTGGGAACACCAGGAACGCAACAAACGGCGAATCGATTTTGCCGCCGAAATGGAAGTGGATTGTTTCATGTACATGAGCGGTCCCAAACCCAAAGACCGGGACATCACCAAAGACGATATTAAACAGGCGGCTGAAGCAGCGGACAACTGGGCTGATTACGCGGCGCAATACAATTTGGAATTGAGTTATCACATCCACACAAATCTACTGGTAGATTCAAAAGAAGACTGGACGCGGTACATGCAACACCTCGAAAAAGCAAAACTGTGTATCGACGTATCACACGCACAACTCTGGGACTATGACGCCGCGCAATCGTTGCGCGACTTTCAACATCAGCTCAACTACGTACATTTGCAGGACTGGGCAGATGAGAACATCACGCGGGATGCAGAGGGACGATTCACGCCCCAATGGGTCTCTGTAGGCGTTGGCGAGGCTTTGGATTTTCCCGACCTGGCAAACGTACTTGAAGACACGGGATACGACCGATGGGTCACAGCCTGCCCGGGCGCGCCGATTTACGAAGGCGAAGACGCAATAAATGAAGCGACCCGAAGTGCCAAAATGTATCAGTATTGTCGCGGTGCGGGATATTAA